Sequence from the Tachyglossus aculeatus isolate mTacAcu1 chromosome 17, mTacAcu1.pri, whole genome shotgun sequence genome:
TGGCGCCGGCTacacgctctgcacagagtggacACCCAGTTCAGTAAGTACTGGCTGCTCAGTACGGCGCTGTGCCCATAGTAGGTGTCTACTTTGCGCCTGAAAGGTGCCCGGTACAGCAGTCTGTGCTCAGCAGTTGCTCGGTGACCACGTCAGTTGGTCGATTGGTCGGCGGGCACAGGACGTCTATCTTGGAAGGCTCCGAGGCAGAACGACAGGAATAGCCTCCGCCTCCCTCTGGGgactggggtcatcatcatcatcatcatcaatcatatttattgagcgctatgttgggaagttggcaacatatagagacagtccctacccaacagtgggctcacagtctaaaagggggagacagagaacaaaaccaaactgcgGGTCCCGCCCGCTGGCAAGAGGGTGGCACGAGGGCCGTTGATGTGCCCTTAGTGTCCGCGCGAGTGTCCCGGacgggggtggagaaggggatggagacgTGGGGCCTGTTTCTCACTGGAAAACACTCCTTCCTTCACCTCCGCCCACAGCGAGAGCCACGTGGTGCACAGGATACAGGGATTGGACGAGCAGGTCGTGCAGGTGAGGGGCTGTGGACCCGGGTGGACAGACCCACTGCCCGGGTCACCGGGGAAGAGTTGGGGGTGTTGGGTGGGCCATGCTGAGTCGCTGGGGGAGACAGTAAGGATGTCTGTGCTCTGGGCGTGAGCGGGTGCTGTGTTACAGGTGGTGTGCGGACAGGATCACAGCCTGTTCCTCACGAAGTCGGGGGCGGTGTACTCCTGCGGCTGGGGGGCAGACGGGCAGACGGGTATGTGCCTCGGGCCCCCCTCCCcctgaggtgggtgggggagcagggtcCTGCGGGAATGCCCGGTCAGTCCGGGTCGGCTCTTCCTGTGGGTTGGGGAGCGGAGAGGTGGGGCGGCCCCGTCCACCCGGCGTCCGGGGCccaaggatggagagggtggagtgACGGCTCGCTCTCCCCGGCCAGGCCTGGGTCACCTACAGGTGACCAGCATCCCCAGCCGGCTGCGCGGGGACATCGCCGGCGTCCGCATCGTCCAGCTGGCCTCCTACGGCGACTCGTGCCTGGCCGTGTCCGCCGACGGCCACCTCTTCGGCTGGGGCAACTCCGAGTACCTGCAACTGGCCGCGGTCACCGAGGCCACCCAGGTAGCCGCCCGGGCCCCCGGGGCGGGAACTGGTGAGCCCCCGGGCGGGGTGGGAGCCGCCGCGGGAAGCGGGCCGGGGTTCCCGTTGCCTGCCGGGCCCCGGCCGGAACGACGACCGGGGAATTCCCACCAGGCTTCGGCCCGCTGCTCCCGCTGCAGCTGGGCCTGCCGGGTTGAGGTGGGGGATGTTGCTCGGAAGTCTAGGGCCTTTCCGGCTGTGGTCCGACATGGGGTTTTCCACCCCAGCTCCCGCGCGTCGCCCCACGGCCGAAGCCCCAAACTCCCGGCCGCTCCGTGTCTCCGCAGGTGAAGGAGCCTCGGCACCTGCCCTTCTCCGCCGTGGTCGGGAGGGTGAAGCAGGCGGCCTGTGGCGGCACCGGCAACGTTGTGCTCAACGGTCTGTCTTCCCTCCGCCTTGCTTCTGCCCACCGGGCCCCCGCAAGGGCCCGGACATCCACCCCTACCTCTGCCCCACGGGTGGGCACATGCGGGCACGCTCAGACTTGCCAGCCCTGGGATGAAGGGGGCTGGGGGCATCGGGCATTAAGGACCGCAGGCCGGCCCTTCACCAGGCTCCTGTGGCCCAGTTGCGGGGGAGCTGTGGCCAAGAAATTGGGGCATGGGGGCGGCaaggcccccagcccccggctCTGTCCCAAGGGTGGATGCCCACCCCCGCGGGCAGTGGAGTGGCGAGCCGGGCGCCCGTGTGGGTAGGAACTGATTGCAACTCTGTGTCTGGCAGACCAAGGCGACGTGTTCGTCTGGGGGTACGGGATCCTCGGGAAGGGCCCCACGCTACTGGAGACCCCCACCCCGGAGATGATCCCGCCCATCCTGTTCGGCCGGTCGGACCGCAACCCGGACGTCCGCGTGGCCAAGGTCCGCTGCGGGCTCAGCCACTTCGCCGCCATCACCAGTCAGTGACCGCCCCCCCCGGACGGACCGACCCCcgcgccccccagcccccttcggCCCCCGGTGAGCGGACCCGGCCCACCTGCTTTCTCCCCGCAGATAAAGGGCAGCTGTTTGTGTGGGGCAAGAACGTGCGAGGTTGCCTGGGCATCGGCCGCATGGAGGACCAGTACTTCCCCTGGAGGGTGAGTGCGGGTTGGGGGGCGGAGCGAGGGGCTCACCGCCGGACCAGCCCGCTCAGCATCCCACCCCCCCGAACTCCCCGGGGGTGCTTCCCCCACCCTAGGGGCAGAGTCCTCAGGCTCCTCTAACGTCTGAGCCATCCGGCCGGCGTCTCCCCAGCGGGAGGGGCCGCGGCCGGCCATTAGGGAGCCGCCGGGCCCCCACGGTCAGCCCGGACGGACCCCCCGCTCCGCCCACCTCGGGCCGGAACGGCTCACGGCGCGGCCGTCGTTTCAGGTGACCCTGGCCGGAGAGCCGGTGGACGTGGCTTGTGGAGTGGATCACATGGTCACCGTGGCCCAGTCGTTTATCTGAGGCCCCAGCGCCgcagctcggggggggggggggacggcccCCAGAAGCCGCCGCTCTTCCGCCACACACCCCCCGACCCTCGCCCCCGCTAACCGGGGCAGACGCGGCTCCCCCGTCCGCGGTGCCCGGCCTCCCACCGGCCCGGCCGCGTGGGTTTCGCCAGGAGCGATGCTTTGCATTGTCGTGGTGCCGCCAGGACACCCTCCAGTTGCCTTTCCCAACTTTCCCGAGGCCGCGGGAAGGGcaagggcagggcggggggggacccTCAGATCACCCTGGGGTGCCCGGCCCCCGGACCGCTGGGCGCCCCATCCCCTTCAGCTCGGACCGTGCCAAGTAGGCCGAGAACTGTGTGCCCTTCAGAGGCCCGGTGAGGACTTTCCATCAGCTTCCATGTTTCgggctctcttcccttttcttccggTCGCCCCCTCTTCCCGTGAGAGACCCCGGCCCCCGGGGGAAGTTGGTATCCCAGCTCTCAGCTTGGAGCTCACCGCATAGTGGCCCTTAGGAAATACTGGCATGAACGGCTTGGGCACGGGGGCTCTGGTGGGTCAGGCTGGTGTGAAGTAGGCGGACGGAGCCCACCCTAGAGCCGGCCGCCCCCGTCCCCGGAGCTGTGAGGAACGGCCACACGGCCTGGGGGAGCGGGCGTCACTTGAGGGGATGAACCCAAAATATTAAATGAATTGAAGAGCCCGGAAGCGAGCCTTAATTTACCTGGAATGACCTGACGTGACTCCAGTTGTCCTGAAAATGAGCCTGTTTTGTGTGAAATTGCCAGGAGGTGACCGGAAGTGAGCCTGGTTGTCGTTTTGCCTTGAATTGCTAGGAGATGACCTAAAATGACCTCAGTTACCCTTACGTGACCCCCTTAAGTTGTGAGATGGCCCCCACTTAACTTGAAATTGTGAGGTGGCCTGAAAGGACCCTGGTTGTCCCGAGGTGACGGTTTAGACTGAAATGAGGTGGAATGAGCTGACGTGACCCCAGTTGACCTGAAATTGTCATGGGATGACCCAAAATGATCCTGGCTACCTCTGAGTGACCCCAGTTTTATCTGGAAAGGTCCAGAATGACCCCAGTTGAACAGAAAGGCCAGAGGggtcacttggagaagcagcgtggctcagtggaaagagcacgggctttggggtcagtggtcatgggttcaaatcgtggctccgcccattcattcattcattcaatcgtattcattgagcgcttactgtgtggagagcaccgtactaagtgcttgggaagtacaagttggcaacatatggagacggtccgtacccaacagtgggctcacagtctagaagggggatctgtTCTCTGGGGGGAAGGGctggcagtgatgatgatgatgatggtattcgttaagcgcgtactatgtgccaagcactgttctaagcactagcaagGCCCCTGCCTcggttacttagaacagtgctccagcgcttcaaacagtgctttgcacatagtaagcgcttaacagatgccattattattgttattgagtgcCCGGGCAGACGTTCTTGCCGAGTGCcaatcccaattgtcagctgtgtgacttagggcaagtcacttaacttctctgggcctcagttccgtaaaatggggattgactgtgagccccctgtgggacaacctgatcaccttataacctccccagcgtttagaacagtgctttgcacatagtaagcgcttaataaatgccatcattattattgtatgcgaCCCCCCCACCTACCACCTCCTGCTCCTTTCCCCGGGGCCCCAAGGCCGGGGAGTTGGAGGGATGGGGACCCGGGGTGGGGCGGGCAGTGGTCTCCTACAGGGCCCGCGACGACCCCCGCTCACTGCGCCGTCTCGCTGCCCTGTCCGCTCCCGTGGAAGATGGGCCTCCCTCTCGGCCCCGGGAAGctggtggggggacagggagagggacaggggtcTCAGACACCAGCGAgcgtggctttttttttcccccatccgtCCGAGCAGAACAGAGCGGGCAGCATAAGGTGACCTTCTGTCCATTTTAATTAACACTTTACAAAGTACAAAATATACTGT
This genomic interval carries:
- the RCC1L gene encoding RCC1-like G exchanging factor-like protein, which translates into the protein SGGARRRPEEEEEAGSPVVQYVGGGARRAQRLFAWGFAFSGALGLPALALPLPGRAPRRLQPLPHRLPGPGHPHPHGHPHGHGPRISSVACGYGFTLLASSTRDVTKVWGMGLNKDSQLGFQQSRQHKERGYDYVLEPSPVALPLERPQESRVLQVSCGRAHSLVLTDGEGVFSLGNNSYGQCGREVVENEVYSESHVVHRIQGLDEQVVQVVCGQDHSLFLTKSGAVYSCGWGADGQTGLGHLQVTSIPSRLRGDIAGVRIVQLASYGDSCLAVSADGHLFGWGNSEYLQLAAVTEATQVKEPRHLPFSAVVGRVKQAACGGTGNVVLNDQGDVFVWGYGILGKGPTLLETPTPEMIPPILFGRSDRNPDVRVAKVRCGLSHFAAITNKGQLFVWGKNVRGCLGIGRMEDQYFPWRVTLAGEPVDVACGVDHMVTVAQSFI